A stretch of Williamwhitmania taraxaci DNA encodes these proteins:
- a CDS encoding DNA-binding protein, whose protein sequence is MEKVITFNELRRIKDSLPHGSVQKIAEELNLEEDTVRNYFGGADYVHGKSVGFHAEQGPDGGVITLDDITILEKAKKILSDLNIAH, encoded by the coding sequence ATGGAGAAGGTTATTACATTTAACGAGCTCAGACGAATCAAGGATAGTCTTCCACACGGCAGTGTTCAGAAAATTGCCGAAGAGCTAAATCTCGAAGAAGATACCGTTCGCAACTACTTTGGTGGCGCGGACTATGTTCACGGGAAAAGTGTAGGTTTTCATGCAGAACAGGGTCCCGACGGTGGAGTAATTACCCTTGACGACATTACTATCCTCGAAAAAGCAAAAAAAATATTATCGGATCTCAACATCGCCCATTAA
- a CDS encoding HD domain-containing protein, whose protein sequence is MEVSWLEKVELACRQAFTGTHIPSHNFAHHQRVWNYALEITRNLDRASSSNNDQAFLNLLVACYFHDTGLTINPGEDHGADSLRILERWLESNPNLKLLLSQSALDAVRLHDDKSYKQQGLNQHPLSLDNTLAILSIADDMDALGYLGILRYTEIYLMRGIAAQDLPSKVAANLESRFQFMAQTIKSMPELYHHQRQRYEITLQFFSRWAKQDQSNSEYATFAALVQSIVVEQKLDWKLLSTALQNHPWTDLKQFTQELVAEM, encoded by the coding sequence ATGGAAGTCTCTTGGCTTGAGAAAGTCGAATTAGCCTGCCGACAGGCGTTTACCGGAACGCATATCCCCTCCCACAATTTTGCCCATCACCAACGGGTATGGAATTACGCCTTAGAAATTACCCGCAATCTGGATCGGGCCAGTTCGAGCAACAACGATCAAGCATTTCTCAACCTTTTAGTGGCCTGCTACTTTCACGATACTGGGCTTACAATTAACCCGGGCGAAGACCATGGAGCCGATTCGCTACGAATACTGGAGAGGTGGCTGGAGAGCAATCCAAATCTGAAATTACTCCTTAGCCAATCGGCATTGGATGCCGTACGGCTGCACGACGATAAGAGCTATAAACAGCAAGGATTAAATCAACATCCCCTTTCGCTAGACAACACCCTTGCTATTCTCAGCATAGCCGACGATATGGATGCGCTGGGTTACTTAGGCATTCTGCGTTACACCGAGATTTACCTCATGCGCGGTATTGCGGCGCAGGACTTACCCTCCAAGGTTGCAGCAAATCTTGAATCACGCTTCCAATTTATGGCACAGACGATTAAAAGCATGCCGGAACTATACCACCATCAGCGACAACGCTACGAAATTACGCTTCAATTCTTCAGCCGCTGGGCCAAGCAAGACCAAAGCAATTCCGAATATGCTACCTTTGCAGCCCTAGTTCAATCCATTGTGGTGGAGCAAAAATTGGATTGGAAATTGCTTTCCACAGCGCTTCAGAACCATCCATGGACTGATTTAAAGCAGTTTACTCAAGAACTGGTGGCGGAAATGTAA